The following are encoded together in the Osmia lignaria lignaria isolate PbOS001 chromosome 6, iyOsmLign1, whole genome shotgun sequence genome:
- the LOC117601246 gene encoding ATPase family gene 2 protein homolog A isoform X2 produces the protein MVFISQSALQLCEIAIADPVFVTTGNTTVVKTAWPSKDKTLTSISLTKHAIELNNLRGPVKIQKLNCLVNIAKEFIISNIGKHTLPEISTELNIVLKNHNEQKIFAIGNKLSVPFYGKKLIYKIMKVISDECTNHDLSDQFEQLNVNNQIHDFKFYKALYNTKWTILDEEQEDEQEDSKQAKYKIQDVGGYDKIIQDIKDVLDIGLGRCNSIINFYISKGILLYGPAGAGKSMIANALLSEYNISSFTIYSSDIYSKSLGETEQRLKDIFMEAKAKSPSVILIEEIDTLCPKRSTSSTDHERRVLAQLTALFDDIQHANDKMVILATTSKLDLVDNSLRRPGRIDREFEIYVPTPTMRAEILQKMVSNIPNTLSMEDVANIAFVTHGFVGADLYGLCSQAVLNAIKNQPKADTVSCLKVTSSDFNRALTVTKPSAMKEVLIEVPNVRWSDIGGQKDLKLKLKQAVEWPLRHPEAFIRMGITPPKGVLMFGPPGCSKTMIAKALATESKVNFLNIKGPELFSKWVGESEKAVREVFRKARQVSPSIVFIDEIDALGGERGSSSSAGSNVQERVLAQLLTELDGVSALGSVTLVAATNRPDKIDKALLRPGRLDRIIYVPLPDYDTRQEIFDIKLRNMPIAEDVQIQDLVELTEGYSGAEIQAICHEAAMKALEEDLNASIITKVHFKAALALITPRTPPSLINLYSDYINKVY, from the exons ATGGTATTTATATCACAATCTGCTTTGCAATTATGTGAAATTGCAATAGCAGATCCTGTCTTTGTTACTACTGGAAATACTACAGTTGTAAAGACAGCATGGCCATCTAAAGATAAAACCTTGACAAGCATTTCATTAACAAAACATG CAATAGAGTTAAATAATCTTCGAGGTCCAGTGaagattcaaaaattaaattgtttagTTAATATTGCTAAAGAATTTATAATTAGTAACATTGGAAAACATACATTACCAGAAATAAGCACAGAGCTGAACATAGTATTGAAAAATCAtaatgaacaaaaaatatttgcTATTGGCAATAAATTAAGTGTGCCTTTTTatggaaagaaattaatttataagattATGAAAGTAATATCAGATGAATGTACAAATCATGATTTATCTGATCAATTTGAGCAATTAAATGTAAACAATCAAATACATGACTTCAAATTTTACAAAGCACTTTACAACACAAAATGGACAATCTTAGATGAAGAGCAAGAAGATGAGCAAGAAGACAGTAAACAAgctaaatataaaatacaagatgTTGGAGGCTACGATAAAATAATACAAGACATTAAAGATGTTCTTGATATTGGACTTGGTAGATGTAATAGTATTATAAACTTTTACATCAGTAAAGGGATATTGCTATATGGTCCCGCTGGGGCCGGCAAATCTATGATTGCTAATGCCTTATTATCGGAATATAATATCAGTTCTTTCACTATTTACAGTTCAGATATTTATAGCAAATCTCTGGGCGAAACAGAGCAGAgattaaaagatattttcatGGAAGCGAAAGCCAAATCCCCAAGCGTTATTTTAATAGAAGAAATAGATACTTTATGTCCTAAGAGGAGTACCTCGAGTACGGATCATGAAAGAAGGGTTCTTGCACAACTAACTGCGCTTTTTGATGATATACAACATGCTAACGATAAAATGGTAATATTAGCTACAACTTCGAAGCTGGATTTGGTGGATAATTCCCTTAGGAGACCCGGTAGAATAGATAGGGAATTTGAGATTTACGTACCTACTCCCACTATGCGCGCAGAAATACTTCAGAAGATGGTATCAAACATCCCAAACACATTATCTATGGAAGATGTAGCAAATATTGCGTTTGTAACTCACGGGTTCGTTGGTGCAGACCTGTATGGCCTATGTTCACAAGCTGTTCTGAATGCAATAAAAAACCAACCAAAAGCAGATACAGTATCATGTTTAAAAGTAACATCATCAGATTTCAACCGAGCTTTGACTGTAACAAAACCATCAGCCATGAAGGAAGTTTTAATAGAAGTACCAAATGTTCGATGGTCGGACATTGGGGGTCAAAAAGATTTGAAATTGAAGTTGAAACAAGCCGTGGAATGGCCATTACGTCATCCTGAAGCATTTATTAGAATGGGTATCACTCCACCTAAAGGTGTTTTGATGTTTGGACCACCAGGTTGTTCTAAAACAATGATCGCAAAAGCTCTTGCAACAGAGAGCAaagtcaattttttaaatataaag GGTCCAGAATTATTCTCAAAATGGGTCGGTGAATCGGAAAAAGCAGTCAGAGAAGTATTTAGAAAAGCAAGACAGGTTTCACCTTCCATAGTGTTCATTGATGAAATCGATGCTTTGGGAGGTGAAAGAGGATCTTCATCTAGTGCTGGAAGTAACGTACAAGAACGAGTCTTGGCACAATTATTAACAGAGCTCGATGGCGTTAGCGCATTAGGAAGTGTTACACTAGTCGCAGCAACTAATCGACCagataaaattgataaa gCACTGCTTCGACCAGGTCGTTTGGATCGAATAATATACGTACCATTGCCTGACTACGATACTAGGCAAGAAATTTTCGacataaaattaagaaatatgccCATTGCTGAGGATGTACAAATTCAAGATCTAGTCGAACTTACGGAAGGTTATTCAGGAGCAGAGATTCAAGCGATATGCCATGAAGCTGCTATGAAAGCGCTTGAAGAAGATTTAAATGCTTCTATAATTACTAAAGTACATTTCAAAGCGGCGTTGGCTCTAATCACTCCTCGAACTCCTCCGTCCTTGATAAACTTATACAGTGATTATATAAATAAAGTATATTAG
- the LOC117601246 gene encoding ATPase family gene 2 protein homolog A isoform X1, which translates to MTSKAKEGRRKSLSPWMTCEKCQSVLSQKDVAVHDANCPPNLESWTHDFIHNGVLYSNVEIYRPSEQPKNISERACNDMVFISQSALQLCEIAIADPVFVTTGNTTVVKTAWPSKDKTLTSISLTKHAIELNNLRGPVKIQKLNCLVNIAKEFIISNIGKHTLPEISTELNIVLKNHNEQKIFAIGNKLSVPFYGKKLIYKIMKVISDECTNHDLSDQFEQLNVNNQIHDFKFYKALYNTKWTILDEEQEDEQEDSKQAKYKIQDVGGYDKIIQDIKDVLDIGLGRCNSIINFYISKGILLYGPAGAGKSMIANALLSEYNISSFTIYSSDIYSKSLGETEQRLKDIFMEAKAKSPSVILIEEIDTLCPKRSTSSTDHERRVLAQLTALFDDIQHANDKMVILATTSKLDLVDNSLRRPGRIDREFEIYVPTPTMRAEILQKMVSNIPNTLSMEDVANIAFVTHGFVGADLYGLCSQAVLNAIKNQPKADTVSCLKVTSSDFNRALTVTKPSAMKEVLIEVPNVRWSDIGGQKDLKLKLKQAVEWPLRHPEAFIRMGITPPKGVLMFGPPGCSKTMIAKALATESKVNFLNIKGPELFSKWVGESEKAVREVFRKARQVSPSIVFIDEIDALGGERGSSSSAGSNVQERVLAQLLTELDGVSALGSVTLVAATNRPDKIDKALLRPGRLDRIIYVPLPDYDTRQEIFDIKLRNMPIAEDVQIQDLVELTEGYSGAEIQAICHEAAMKALEEDLNASIITKVHFKAALALITPRTPPSLINLYSDYINKVY; encoded by the exons ATGACCTCGAAGGCAAaggaaggtagaaggaaaagccttTCACCTTGGATGACATGTGAAAAGTGTCAAAGTGTTTTATCACAGAAAGATGTAGCAGTACATGATGCTAATTGTCCACCTAATTTGGAGAGTTGGACCCATGATTTCATTCATAATGGTGTATTATACAGCAATGTAGAAATATACAGACCATCAG AACAGccaaaaaatatttctgaaagagcATGCAATGACATGGTATTTATATCACAATCTGCTTTGCAATTATGTGAAATTGCAATAGCAGATCCTGTCTTTGTTACTACTGGAAATACTACAGTTGTAAAGACAGCATGGCCATCTAAAGATAAAACCTTGACAAGCATTTCATTAACAAAACATG CAATAGAGTTAAATAATCTTCGAGGTCCAGTGaagattcaaaaattaaattgtttagTTAATATTGCTAAAGAATTTATAATTAGTAACATTGGAAAACATACATTACCAGAAATAAGCACAGAGCTGAACATAGTATTGAAAAATCAtaatgaacaaaaaatatttgcTATTGGCAATAAATTAAGTGTGCCTTTTTatggaaagaaattaatttataagattATGAAAGTAATATCAGATGAATGTACAAATCATGATTTATCTGATCAATTTGAGCAATTAAATGTAAACAATCAAATACATGACTTCAAATTTTACAAAGCACTTTACAACACAAAATGGACAATCTTAGATGAAGAGCAAGAAGATGAGCAAGAAGACAGTAAACAAgctaaatataaaatacaagatgTTGGAGGCTACGATAAAATAATACAAGACATTAAAGATGTTCTTGATATTGGACTTGGTAGATGTAATAGTATTATAAACTTTTACATCAGTAAAGGGATATTGCTATATGGTCCCGCTGGGGCCGGCAAATCTATGATTGCTAATGCCTTATTATCGGAATATAATATCAGTTCTTTCACTATTTACAGTTCAGATATTTATAGCAAATCTCTGGGCGAAACAGAGCAGAgattaaaagatattttcatGGAAGCGAAAGCCAAATCCCCAAGCGTTATTTTAATAGAAGAAATAGATACTTTATGTCCTAAGAGGAGTACCTCGAGTACGGATCATGAAAGAAGGGTTCTTGCACAACTAACTGCGCTTTTTGATGATATACAACATGCTAACGATAAAATGGTAATATTAGCTACAACTTCGAAGCTGGATTTGGTGGATAATTCCCTTAGGAGACCCGGTAGAATAGATAGGGAATTTGAGATTTACGTACCTACTCCCACTATGCGCGCAGAAATACTTCAGAAGATGGTATCAAACATCCCAAACACATTATCTATGGAAGATGTAGCAAATATTGCGTTTGTAACTCACGGGTTCGTTGGTGCAGACCTGTATGGCCTATGTTCACAAGCTGTTCTGAATGCAATAAAAAACCAACCAAAAGCAGATACAGTATCATGTTTAAAAGTAACATCATCAGATTTCAACCGAGCTTTGACTGTAACAAAACCATCAGCCATGAAGGAAGTTTTAATAGAAGTACCAAATGTTCGATGGTCGGACATTGGGGGTCAAAAAGATTTGAAATTGAAGTTGAAACAAGCCGTGGAATGGCCATTACGTCATCCTGAAGCATTTATTAGAATGGGTATCACTCCACCTAAAGGTGTTTTGATGTTTGGACCACCAGGTTGTTCTAAAACAATGATCGCAAAAGCTCTTGCAACAGAGAGCAaagtcaattttttaaatataaag GGTCCAGAATTATTCTCAAAATGGGTCGGTGAATCGGAAAAAGCAGTCAGAGAAGTATTTAGAAAAGCAAGACAGGTTTCACCTTCCATAGTGTTCATTGATGAAATCGATGCTTTGGGAGGTGAAAGAGGATCTTCATCTAGTGCTGGAAGTAACGTACAAGAACGAGTCTTGGCACAATTATTAACAGAGCTCGATGGCGTTAGCGCATTAGGAAGTGTTACACTAGTCGCAGCAACTAATCGACCagataaaattgataaa gCACTGCTTCGACCAGGTCGTTTGGATCGAATAATATACGTACCATTGCCTGACTACGATACTAGGCAAGAAATTTTCGacataaaattaagaaatatgccCATTGCTGAGGATGTACAAATTCAAGATCTAGTCGAACTTACGGAAGGTTATTCAGGAGCAGAGATTCAAGCGATATGCCATGAAGCTGCTATGAAAGCGCTTGAAGAAGATTTAAATGCTTCTATAATTACTAAAGTACATTTCAAAGCGGCGTTGGCTCTAATCACTCCTCGAACTCCTCCGTCCTTGATAAACTTATACAGTGATTATATAAATAAAGTATATTAG